Proteins encoded within one genomic window of Agrobacterium cucumeris:
- a CDS encoding T-DNA border endonuclease VirD2 — translation MPDRSQVIIRIVPGGGTKTLQQIINQLEYLSRKGKLELQRSARHLDTFVPPDEIRELALSWVQETGTYHESRPDEERQQELTTHIIVSFPAGTSQVAAYAASREWAAEMFGSGAGGGRYNYLTAFHIDRDHPHLHVVVNRRELLGHGWLKISRRHPQLNYDALRITMAEISLRHGVVLEATSRAERGISERPMTFAQYRRLERQQANQIRFEDIDFEEFSPGGNDGEPDQSFNSSYGSLPQNVSENLRRNGGLQSVSEVRSRALIGSNGNGVTPDRVSSGNDSRSQSGSDKAFVDDGNLRNGPLTIAGDGQDLEGRSGMHRLATEPVTHTTSEDDVRQRPHRKRPRGDEEEQSGAKLTRVDGIRTGVTISAVPVAQDDPITSPIQPPGSNPLDDPGQTNIATDALPPTADRRQQGEPNSKRPRDDDAEPSIRKRSRDGRSQGDEGNRR, via the coding sequence ATGCCCGATCGGTCTCAAGTCATCATCCGCATTGTGCCGGGAGGTGGGACGAAGACCCTCCAACAGATTATCAACCAGTTGGAGTATCTATCTCGGAAGGGCAAGTTGGAGCTGCAGCGTTCGGCCCGACATCTCGATACTTTCGTACCACCGGATGAAATCCGCGAACTCGCCCTAAGCTGGGTTCAAGAAACCGGGACTTATCACGAAAGTCGGCCAGACGAGGAAAGGCAACAGGAGTTGACGACCCACATTATTGTAAGCTTCCCTGCCGGTACAAGTCAGGTAGCAGCTTATGCAGCGAGCCGGGAGTGGGCAGCCGAGATGTTTGGGTCAGGCGCAGGGGGAGGCCGATACAACTATCTTACAGCCTTTCACATCGATCGCGATCACCCACATCTGCATGTGGTCGTTAATCGTCGCGAACTTTTGGGGCACGGCTGGCTGAAAATATCCCGGCGCCACCCCCAACTGAATTATGACGCCTTGCGCATTACAATGGCCGAGATTTCACTTCGTCATGGCGTCGTCCTCGAGGCGACGAGCCGAGCTGAGCGCGGCATCTCGGAGCGGCCGATGACTTTTGCCCAGTATCGACGCCTGGAGCGGCAGCAGGCCAATCAAATTCGTTTCGAGGATATTGATTTCGAAGAATTCTCGCCTGGGGGAAACGACGGAGAACCGGATCAATCTTTTAATTCTTCGTACGGTTCGCTGCCTCAAAACGTGTCAGAAAACTTGCGACGAAACGGCGGTCTGCAATCGGTGTCTGAAGTACGTTCCCGGGCACTGATCGGATCGAACGGCAACGGTGTCACGCCCGATCGTGTATCATCTGGAAACGATTCCCGTTCTCAATCCGGCAGCGATAAAGCCTTTGTGGACGATGGCAACTTGAGGAACGGCCCTCTCACCATCGCCGGAGACGGCCAGGATCTTGAAGGCCGTTCTGGCATGCATCGTTTGGCAACCGAACCCGTCACGCACACAACAAGCGAAGATGATGTTCGGCAACGGCCTCATCGAAAACGGCCTCGCGGTGATGAGGAAGAGCAGAGCGGCGCAAAACTGACCAGGGTAGACGGAATTCGGACGGGAGTGACAATCAGCGCCGTACCGGTTGCCCAGGACGATCCGATTACATCGCCGATCCAGCCCCCTGGATCAAATCCGTTGGATGACCCGGGGCAGACCAACATCGCTACGGACGCATTGCCTCCGACAGCCGATCGCCGGCAGCAGGGAGAGCCAAATTCTAAGCGTCCTCGTGATGATGACGCCGAGCCGAGCATTCGTAAGCGGTCAAGGGACGGGCGCAGCCAAGGGGATGAGGGAAACAGAAGGTAG
- a CDS encoding virA/G regulated protein translates to MQSTARADHEATSSSRFGKGERKQLREHEQTGDQSESMAKRSTSSGMQVGTIAASLAMKDSSTATPASQGPHRSGMELDNIEGTGESRTQSQHEIATQPIATSAFGSGHDVIIPGEGQPEETFDGAPYWMVESGDSETNSLPSIQQGLSWPGLDDLDLLADSSSPLSTQVVPPDVAATNLSTEAGSASVESTQILADSAYSDDATETGGQTASGSIHEGSVRSLGSPEERFDAFPELTDEDLAQIDAFSRARSPSRRDAAHAIHAVSLDDAFSRKDLAAGHDGRLTNPAFRQEASLQESSPSETKSDDFPELTDEDLARIDALSEARSTSRLDVARTIHAVRLEASRQDPSPSEMKSDDFPELTKEDLARIDALSGPRPTTGREGANTIQPVRLDDAFSAEDYTVGRGGRHTNPAFHEEASRQDPSPSEMKFDGLPELTDEDLVRIDAISEPRSKRSRSEQVVGGKSHRLKLNEAIEEAGSPTTVSGTSAARAAPITLESGVPRLPQATHTELPGSDVAGPLRIGKASCADIRRDVSDKGKRKVSSDYQIQQGPGASYAYQPRRMPTEAIFDAERLGDEVLIGNEPVPRWPYPWEHVVRFETGKQLFERLQKWPTAEELENSVILVKADSAQRSYMPRNQLLLHLGSEKYYERMKALGLSDNTFSGLKSDSKYFYDTPAGPRVSEHDYEFPRQAGVHNPEVMVQHHSGTFFAFWPKLLRLEKLATVTNTYGAENVWLKSPANAYMTPETYNSKVANGAENLFIEFLRPAPVHDHLREPGTSNAKTVDGRNEDRAQQADRLADQSMGRNGDGRDAQGGKRTLEPRVRERYGL, encoded by the coding sequence ATGCAGTCCACTGCCAGGGCGGACCACGAGGCGACGTCGTCGTCACGTTTTGGCAAGGGGGAAAGAAAGCAGCTGCGCGAACACGAGCAAACCGGTGATCAAAGTGAATCAATGGCGAAGCGGAGTACCAGCTCGGGAATGCAGGTGGGAACTATTGCCGCGTCTTTGGCTATGAAAGATAGCTCGACCGCGACGCCGGCTTCGCAAGGGCCGCACCGGTCTGGGATGGAGCTGGATAATATCGAAGGGACTGGAGAGAGCCGTACGCAATCTCAGCACGAAATTGCGACACAACCTATTGCCACAAGCGCTTTTGGTTCAGGTCATGATGTGATCATTCCTGGAGAGGGCCAGCCTGAAGAAACATTCGACGGCGCACCATATTGGATGGTAGAAAGCGGGGATAGCGAGACCAATAGCCTTCCGTCGATCCAACAAGGCTTATCTTGGCCAGGGTTAGATGACCTTGATTTGCTCGCCGACAGCAGTTCACCGCTCAGTACTCAGGTTGTTCCTCCTGACGTAGCCGCTACGAATTTAAGCACTGAGGCAGGGTCCGCCAGCGTCGAAAGCACCCAAATCCTCGCCGACAGTGCCTATTCCGACGACGCGACCGAAACCGGTGGCCAAACAGCTTCAGGATCGATCCATGAAGGTTCAGTTCGTTCGCTTGGCTCACCGGAGGAACGCTTCGACGCCTTTCCCGAGTTGACCGACGAGGACTTGGCGCAGATTGACGCATTCTCGCGAGCCCGCTCTCCTTCGAGGCGAGATGCTGCGCACGCTATTCATGCGGTCAGCTTGGATGATGCCTTCTCACGCAAGGATCTTGCCGCGGGCCACGACGGCCGGCTTACGAATCCTGCGTTCCGTCAGGAGGCTTCTCTGCAGGAATCGAGCCCATCAGAAACGAAGTCCGACGACTTCCCGGAATTAACCGACGAGGACCTGGCACGGATCGACGCACTCTCCGAAGCCCGCTCAACTTCGAGGCTGGATGTTGCACGCACTATTCATGCGGTCAGGTTGGAGGCCTCTCGGCAGGACCCGAGCCCATCAGAAATGAAGTCCGACGACTTCCCCGAATTGACCAAAGAGGACTTAGCCCGGATCGACGCACTCTCTGGACCCCGCCCGACTACGGGGCGGGAAGGTGCGAACACTATTCAGCCAGTCAGGTTGGACGATGCTTTCTCAGCCGAAGATTATACCGTGGGCCGCGGCGGCCGGCATACGAATCCTGCGTTCCATGAGGAAGCTTCTCGGCAGGACCCGAGCCCATCAGAGATGAAGTTCGATGGCTTGCCGGAGTTGACCGACGAGGATCTGGTAAGGATTGACGCAATCTCTGAACCGCGCTCGAAGAGATCTCGCTCCGAGCAGGTTGTCGGGGGAAAATCTCATAGGCTCAAACTGAACGAGGCTATCGAGGAGGCGGGCTCGCCCACTACCGTTTCGGGAACAAGCGCCGCCAGGGCGGCACCTATCACGCTCGAAAGCGGAGTACCTAGGTTGCCGCAGGCTACCCATACGGAACTTCCTGGCTCGGACGTTGCGGGTCCACTGCGGATCGGGAAGGCGTCGTGTGCCGATATACGGCGAGATGTTTCGGATAAAGGGAAACGAAAAGTCTCGTCAGATTATCAGATTCAGCAAGGTCCTGGCGCGTCCTATGCTTACCAGCCGCGACGCATGCCGACGGAAGCGATTTTCGATGCTGAACGGCTTGGTGACGAAGTGCTCATCGGGAATGAGCCAGTTCCGCGGTGGCCTTACCCCTGGGAGCACGTTGTTCGTTTTGAAACAGGCAAGCAGCTCTTCGAAAGATTGCAGAAGTGGCCGACTGCGGAGGAGTTGGAAAACAGTGTGATCCTCGTCAAAGCGGATAGCGCGCAACGATCCTATATGCCCCGAAATCAGCTGCTCTTGCATCTCGGATCCGAAAAGTATTACGAACGAATGAAAGCGCTCGGTCTATCCGATAATACCTTCAGCGGATTGAAGTCCGATAGCAAATATTTTTATGATACACCTGCTGGACCACGGGTAAGTGAACATGATTATGAGTTCCCGCGGCAGGCAGGCGTGCATAATCCAGAGGTGATGGTTCAGCATCATAGCGGAACCTTCTTCGCGTTTTGGCCAAAACTTCTCAGGCTGGAAAAGCTTGCGACAGTAACGAATACGTATGGCGCGGAAAATGTTTGGCTCAAATCGCCAGCCAATGCTTACATGACGCCGGAAACCTATAATTCCAAGGTTGCGAACGGCGCCGAAAACCTTTTCATCGAGTTCCTACGTCCCGCTCCTGTCCACGACCACCTGCGGGAACCTGGAACTTCAAACGCAAAAACTGTTGACGGACGAAACGAAGATCGCGCGCAACAGGCCGACCGGTTAGCAGATCAGTCGATGGGCCGGAACGGGGACGGCCGTGACGCGCAGGGTGGTAAGAGAACCTTGGAACCGCGCGTGCGCGAAAGGTATGGGCTGTAG
- the virD4 gene encoding type IV secretion system ATPase VirD4 (The ATPase VirD4 is a core component of the VirB/VirD4 form of type IV secretion systems (T4SS), also known as type IVa secretion systems.), whose protein sequence is MNSGKYTPIGLAASIACSLAVGFCAASLYVTFRHGFTGETMMTFNVFAFLYETPPYLGYASPTFYRGLAIIVATSTLVLLCQLLLSMREREHHGTARWAGSGEMRHARYLRRYSHVTGPIFGKTCGPRWFGSYLSNGEQPHSLVVAPTRAGKGVGVVIPTLLTFKGSVIALDVKGELFELTSRARKSSGDAVFKFSPLDPERRTHCYNPVLDIAALPPERRFTETRRLAANLITAKGKGAEGFIDGARDLFVAGILSCIERGTPTIGAVYDLFAQPGEKYKLFAQLAEETQNKEAQRIFDNMAGNDTKILTSYTSVLGDGGLNLWADPLVKAATSTSDFSVYDLRRKRTCIYLCVSPNDLEVIAPLMRLLFQQVVSILQRSLPLGDERHEVLFLLDEFKHLGKLEAVETAITTIAGYKGRFMFIIQSLSALTGTYDEAGKQNFLSNTGVQVFMATADDETPNYISKAIGDYTFQARSTSYSQARMFDHNIQISDQGAPLLRAEQVRLLDDDYEIVLIKGQPPLKLRKVRYYSDFILKRIFESQHGSLPEPASLMLPGDTNLVEGKLDQGTADTTSQKPVQIEENDHGEVVSPQNRTVADGVMPIEVRPRSNEVDDEREYQGADAATSEKLPEIAPALLAQRELLDQIISLQLRGRTASGT, encoded by the coding sequence ATGAATTCAGGCAAGTACACGCCAATAGGCCTGGCTGCGAGCATAGCATGTTCATTGGCCGTGGGGTTTTGTGCGGCCAGTCTCTATGTCACATTTCGCCATGGCTTTACGGGCGAAACGATGATGACTTTCAACGTTTTTGCGTTCCTGTACGAGACACCGCCTTATTTGGGATACGCAAGTCCTACGTTCTATCGCGGACTAGCCATCATCGTTGCGACGTCAACGCTCGTGTTGCTATGCCAACTACTGTTATCGATGCGCGAGCGCGAACATCACGGCACTGCTCGCTGGGCCGGCTCCGGCGAGATGCGGCACGCCAGGTACCTCCGGCGCTACAGTCACGTCACGGGTCCCATCTTCGGCAAGACATGTGGACCACGTTGGTTTGGCAGCTACCTAAGTAACGGAGAACAACCTCACAGCCTTGTTGTCGCGCCAACTCGCGCTGGTAAGGGTGTCGGCGTCGTTATCCCGACGTTGCTAACCTTCAAGGGCTCAGTAATTGCCTTGGATGTGAAAGGCGAGCTATTTGAACTCACATCGAGGGCGCGTAAATCAAGTGGCGACGCGGTTTTCAAGTTCTCGCCCTTAGATCCAGAGCGGCGAACGCATTGTTACAATCCCGTGCTGGATATTGCCGCGTTGCCGCCCGAACGGCGCTTTACAGAAACGCGCCGCCTCGCTGCGAATCTCATCACAGCCAAAGGCAAGGGAGCCGAAGGTTTCATCGACGGGGCACGGGATCTTTTCGTAGCAGGCATATTGAGTTGCATTGAGCGCGGCACACCAACGATCGGTGCCGTTTACGATCTGTTTGCTCAGCCGGGTGAAAAGTACAAACTATTTGCGCAACTCGCGGAGGAAACACAAAACAAAGAGGCTCAGCGTATCTTCGACAATATGGCGGGGAATGACACCAAAATCCTGACATCCTACACATCGGTGCTCGGCGACGGCGGACTCAATCTTTGGGCCGATCCACTCGTTAAAGCGGCTACAAGCACCTCGGATTTTTCCGTCTACGATCTGCGGCGGAAGAGGACTTGTATTTATCTTTGTGTCAGCCCGAACGATCTCGAAGTCATAGCGCCCTTGATGCGTCTTCTCTTCCAGCAGGTTGTATCAATCCTGCAGCGATCGCTGCCACTTGGAGATGAACGGCACGAAGTTCTGTTTCTCCTCGATGAGTTCAAGCACTTGGGCAAGCTGGAAGCTGTGGAGACGGCAATTACGACGATCGCCGGCTACAAGGGCCGCTTCATGTTTATTATTCAGAGTCTTTCGGCTTTGACAGGAACTTATGATGAAGCTGGTAAGCAAAATTTTCTCAGCAATACGGGTGTGCAGGTATTCATGGCGACTGCTGATGACGAGACGCCCAACTACATTTCCAAAGCTATCGGCGACTACACATTCCAGGCTCGCTCAACGTCGTACAGCCAAGCGCGCATGTTTGATCATAACATCCAAATCTCCGACCAAGGAGCACCGCTTTTGCGCGCCGAACAAGTCCGCCTACTCGACGACGATTATGAAATAGTCCTTATCAAAGGCCAACCTCCCCTCAAACTGAGAAAAGTGCGATATTATTCGGATTTCATATTGAAGCGAATTTTCGAAAGCCAACACGGTTCCCTTCCCGAGCCCGCATCTTTGATGTTGCCGGGAGACACAAACCTCGTTGAAGGCAAGCTCGACCAGGGAACAGCCGATACAACTTCGCAAAAACCGGTGCAGATTGAAGAGAACGACCATGGGGAAGTCGTTTCCCCCCAAAACAGAACTGTGGCTGATGGAGTAATGCCAATAGAAGTTCGCCCCCG